In the Kribbella sp. NBC_00482 genome, one interval contains:
- a CDS encoding nucleoside hydrolase: MGGGKGSDPEGDWMALAGTTAGFEGFEDMADAMLQDGPPPRVGVPAIAKAPMIIDTDLGGDPDDTVALVVAARRVPELRLVVTSDEYGGERARLVRYMLDLVGRPDVRVVAGSDLGNRRMWVMDGVCPADVPRQDNDVVGVIDEVCSGIEGRIRWVGMGPLSNLGRLQREAPVLVPRMAVTQMGGAINYRDPSRAEHNFRVDAEAAIRMVPELERWNPSFVLSDVTFNPAIEITRESALYQRWGRPDARPWERVLREHLDRWTAKYPGSMQHDALTLAAALLWPGVRFVRERVALDSIARMSLSADGVEIAMSASADYPAFMTWLDEALS, translated from the coding sequence ATGGGCGGCGGGAAGGGAAGCGATCCGGAGGGCGACTGGATGGCCCTCGCCGGGACGACCGCGGGCTTTGAAGGGTTCGAGGACATGGCGGACGCGATGCTGCAGGACGGGCCTCCGCCGCGGGTGGGCGTGCCGGCGATCGCGAAGGCGCCGATGATCATCGACACCGATCTGGGTGGGGATCCGGATGACACGGTGGCATTGGTGGTGGCGGCTCGACGAGTGCCGGAGTTGCGGTTGGTGGTGACCAGCGACGAGTACGGCGGGGAGCGGGCCCGGCTCGTGCGGTACATGCTGGATCTGGTCGGACGGCCCGATGTACGCGTCGTGGCCGGCTCTGATCTGGGGAACAGGCGGATGTGGGTGATGGACGGGGTCTGTCCTGCTGACGTACCTCGGCAGGACAACGATGTGGTCGGTGTGATCGACGAGGTCTGTTCGGGAATCGAGGGACGGATTCGCTGGGTCGGCATGGGGCCGCTGTCGAACCTCGGGCGGCTGCAGCGCGAGGCGCCGGTACTGGTACCGCGGATGGCTGTTACGCAGATGGGCGGCGCGATCAACTATCGGGATCCGTCGCGGGCCGAGCACAACTTCCGGGTGGACGCGGAGGCTGCCATCCGGATGGTGCCGGAGCTGGAGCGTTGGAATCCGTCGTTCGTGCTGTCGGACGTGACGTTCAACCCGGCGATCGAGATCACCCGGGAGTCCGCGCTCTACCAACGCTGGGGTCGTCCGGACGCGCGGCCGTGGGAGCGGGTCCTGCGCGAGCACCTCGACCGCTGGACGGCGAAGTACCCAGGATCCATGCAGCACGACGCGCTCACGCTGGCGGCCGCGCTGCTCTGGCCAGGGGTTCGATTTGTTCGGGAGCGCGTCGCGCTGGACTCCATCGCGCGGATGAGCCTGAGCGCCGACGGCGTTGAGATCGCAATGTCGGCATCGGCTGACTATCCCGCTTTCATGACTTGGCTGGACGAGGCGTTGAGCTGA